In a genomic window of Chaetodon trifascialis isolate fChaTrf1 chromosome 8, fChaTrf1.hap1, whole genome shotgun sequence:
- the wnk3 gene encoding serine/threonine-protein kinase WNK1 isoform X6 has protein sequence MEQQQQQALIQQHLQQQAILQQHQLQQKVQLQQQQQEQQQVQLKQQMEQQQQALLQQQLEQQHQQQVLLQQQQAERLQQQALIQQRIQEQQQAAIIQLQQTEKQEAVPIPQSNSEQQIQQQPTDVQHACVPQLNPSQFPPHATLTQQQVMEQQQHAALIQQQQAFVAQTQHHTSVMEPHIPVGAPVGTEVIQHQTQIVSQAQVPMTIQNTQIPVPTSAVVPAKVLAQQEQSEAHPQNQAQVPVQFIAQSTVQAAQAMTDAQVTPPVAVIQGQTLIQTQQIPLQTSYPGPATQTQSQVTSQPLIQTQPLHLTISQSQPPHGQSQPVDIQMMGQPGQAAVQPPAAVTSIPNQIQHETGLMQPQLQQQTHVQPPIQVHAQAAAGLLTPQYVPQPTHQAMPSVQQDVTHITQQKQQQEPLLQYQQIILSPGSAGSVGTTTDSLSSAVEPANFVATPHPVQHAGQAYVPGQTKLHSVVQAQQQPLGSTTDPSVIQPMSQPTMPQSTGQYQQQLQKLSQVQQPLAPPPAQAQILSQPIPTPIQQPLPPKQALIPLDESQLPTPASHLVTHAAAQIASSNVPGPQSQNRTLPLYSHLVAAPPVSPQHQAKQMLPAHTHTQTSIQAQTHSQTQTHVQTQAHSHTQTHSEMPIAEQPALPHAVFPAQQMPLSPSHTSCPPTSLPSLPSLPSYHPAAAPVPELPTSPPAAQVTLPGQADSIPTSPPPVTTLQLLDSNAPKLPQASLQDCDLSLLGIAQDGPYLSSTERHSSSGSVPANGEETLQLLANGKLEKLKTQRRASCQRPEKVSHQFQLSMLQVSGSGDNMVECQLETHSNKMVTFKFDIEGDAPEDIADYMVEEDFVLDVEKEKFVEELRAIVKKAHEILQTHSLTGSTDQLHVSTPTSSSMDSVPHSSPVGRWRFFINQTIRHRDSLSSQGAATPPPTSEIRIPQSPKTEKESEGSQSVESLTGLASPPCPTLSATSPPVSTASAPASMAPSATVAPAPNTTASESISAPASTLEASVPVTASGGLEHHTSASVDQIPSAPSSIAIPAAANLPTLSAAPSVVSPTPTTILPDVLSSPGTSGCSIVGQSIGDTVITAPRSCAVDLSSTSFHSPPPATAAVISSAVSQHGMEQQQTLTQVAKPVPQQPQSQPALQQQVPAVQQQLQAMQLEQQAQQIQQATPQQQLQSQHQAYQEQIQLQQERALQQSLQQLQHQQLMQKQIPLQQQLTDVQVLPRPGHTELLQQSVPLQQFLPPISLQQTQQPLPQQQTQQYAPQLLQQPQLQQLPQQVMPPQAAVVPQQQAHIDHQQQQQLNLQQTIHLQQQQMVQQQLQQQQHQLFMGAVALKSDQSQMLPLSISQQFLQQQPQLNVSSVPPQQVAQQAQVPAELVQQHIQSQIQLQHMEQQQEVVKAMETPQKQQHFPLQKQSSLQMSESEVSTGETSVTEDTCSYSTPFHPTSDSSLPPLHLATADAPVPALSLTMTPSPAQPSSVAESDSEGPPKIEFVDNRIKTLDEKLRNLLYQEYSSGAAPAGGTASGPTSAASTSAGGDESSEPQSIHHLSFPPPASSSDTSPHSSSSTTSSTTSRSSSTSPDPERDGIGEETSSEVPNFAELGPVEQQPGPSLPSTSASSTPPTSFLPPNQDDSAGPQRPPVPGEPTILAVPPHSDTSTTGDASWPPNQHPIPLRHGQQKHNAGGGYFGLNLTCPSIRNPVSKKSWTRKFKNWACKLRHSASLFKKPRVQQDGRCSSQALEEKEAPPLNPPQSRKGRFQVTPVPQSSVPSGHGSTHRKVGRFSVTQTETKKEDRQTDSSPVSPDLERERRRSRAKEGEKEESKRTPAMAHLPRGHGHSHSPLGSSDDDDESELEDEDLRKELHKLREKHIKEVVSLQAQQNRELQELYRQLRSLKDQRQSLPASLSRTPPLPTAAPVLSPRRPRPAKIKLRPRPHSHMDNNGVTHSGIQQSSSFSGGEQSRLPLYCNPEHHTSLPAKRGTASPGYIKTTHN, from the exons AtggaacaacaacagcaacaagcaCTGATACAACAGCATTTGCAACAGCAGGCAATTTTACAACAGCATCAGCTGCAACAGAAAGTTCAgctacagcaacagcagcaggagcagcaacaAGTGCAGCTCaagcagcagatggagcagcagcagcaagctcTGCTGCAACAACAGTTAgaacaacagcatcagcagcaagTACtgttacaacaacaacaagcagagAGGTTACAGCAACAGGCTCTGATACAGCAGCGGATTCAAGAGCAGCAACAAGCAGCCATCATTCAGCTTCAGCAAACAGAGAAGCAAGAGGCTGTGCCTATTCCACAAAGTaacagtgagcagcagattCAGCAGCAGCCAACTGATGTACAGCATGCGTGTGTCCCACAACTAAACCCCTCTCAGTTTCCACCTCATGCCACTCTGACACAGCAGCAAGTAATGGAGCAACAGCAGCACGCAGCATTGATCCAACAGCAGCAAGCATTTGTTGCTCAGACTCAGCATCACACCTCTGTAATGGAACCTCATATCCCAGTTGGAGCTCCAGTTGGCACTGAGGTGATTCAGCACCAAACTCAAATTGTCTCACAGGCCCAGGTCCCCATGACCATTCAGAATACGCAAATCCCTGTCCCAACATCTGCTGTAGTCCCAGCTAAAGTCCTGGCCCAGCAGGAACAAAGTGAGGCTCATCCCCAGAACCAGGCTCAGGTCCCTGTCCAATTTATAGCCCAGTCCACAGTCCAAGCAGCTCAGGCTATGACTGATGCCCAAGTTACTCCTCCAGTGGCTGTGATCCAGGGACAGACACTCATCCAGACCCAGCAAATTCCTTTACAGACTAGTTATCCAGGACCTGCCACTCAAACACAGAGCCAAGTAACCTCTCAGCCATTAATCCAGACTCAGCCTCTGCACCTGacaatcagtcagtcacagcCACCACATGGCCAGAGCCAACCTGTGGACATTCAGATGATGGGCCAACCAGGCCAAGCTGCTGTCCAGCCTCCAGCTGCAGTTACTTCAATTCCCAATCAGATCCAACATGAGACAGGACTCATGCAGCCGCAGCTCCAGCAACAAACTCACGTCCAGCCTCCTATCCAGGTGCAtgctcaggctgctgctggcctTTTGACCCCTCAGTATGTTCCTCAGCCAACCCACCAAGCCATGCCATCTGTACAACAGGATGTAACTCATATTACACAACAGAAGCAGCAACAAGAGCCATTACTGCAGTATCAGCAGATAATTCTGTCTCCTGGCTCAGCTGGAAGTGTTGGAACTACAACAGATAGCTTGAGTTCTGCAGTTGAACCTGCTAACTTTGTTGCCACTCCTCATCCTGTGCAGCATGCTGGACAAGCCTACGTTCCAGGCCAAACAAAGCTACATTCAGTTGTTCAGGCCCAGCAGCAGCCCCTAGGAAGCACTACTGACCCCTCAGTAATCCAGCCCATGTCCCAGCCTACTATGCCCCAGTCGACGGGGCAGTATCAGCAACAGCTACAGAAGCTTTCTCAAGTGCAGCAACCCCTtgctccacctcctgcacaGGCACAGATTCTGTCACAGCCCATCCCAACCCCCATCCAGCAACCACTTCCTCCAAAGCAGGCTTTGATACCCCTTGATGAGAGTCAGCTGCCCACACCTGCTTCACATCTGGTGAcacatgctgctgcacagatAGCCTCCAGTAATGTGCCTGGGCCTCAGTCCCAGAACAGGACCCTGCCCCTCTATAGTCATCTAGTGGCAGCCCCCCCTGTGTCTCCGCAGCACCAAGCCAAGCAGATGCTTccagctcacactcacacacaaaccagtatTCAGGCCCAAACACACTCCCAGACACAGACTCACGTTCAGACACAGGCTCATtctcacactcagacacactccGAGATGCCTATTGCTGAACAGCCTGCCCTGCCCCATGCTGTCTTTCCTGCACAACAAATGCCCCTCAGCCCCTCTCATACTTCATGTCCCCCAACATCACTACCATCTCTTCCCTCCCTACCATCctaccatcctgctgctgcccctGTGCCAGAGCTGCCTACATCTCCACCAGCGGCCCAGGTAACCTTACCAGGGCAGGCCGACTCTATACCCACCTCTCCTCCGCCTGTCACTACTCTACAATTGCTTGATTCTAATGCCCCAAAACTGCCCCAAGCCTCGCTGCAAGACTGTGACCTTTCCCTGCTGGGCATTGCTCAG GATGGTCCGTACCTGTCAAGTACAGAACGTCACTCTTCATCAGG GTCAGTTCCAGCTAATGGAGAAGAGACTCTTCAGCTCTTGGCCAATGGGAAGTTAGAGAAATTAAAGACTCAGAGAAGAGCTTCCTGTCAGAGGCCTGAGAAAGTTTCTCATCAGTTTCAACTGAGTATGCTCCAG GTGTCCGGCAGTGGGGACAATATGGTGGAATGCCAGTTGGAGACCCATAGCAACAAGATGGTGACATTTAAATTTGACATTGAAGGGGACGCACCTGAGGACATAGCAGATTACATG GTAGAGGAGGACTTTGTCCTTGACgtagagaaagagaaatttgTTGAGGAGCTCAGAGCCATAGTTAAGAAAGCTCATGAAATTCTTCAAACACATTCACTG ACTGGATCAACTGACCAGCTGCATGTGAGCACTCCCACAAGCTCTTCAA TGGACTCAGTACCCCATTCCTCACCAGTGGGACGCTGGCGCTTCTTTATCAACCAGACCATCCGACATAGAGACTCTCTGTCAAGCCAGGGAGCAGCCACACCACCACCCACCTCAGAGATAAGGATACCTCAGTCTCCTAAAACAGAGAAAG AAAGTGAAGGATCCCAAAGTGTGGAGTCCTTGACTGGATTGGCCTCTCCTCCCTGCCCCACCCTTTCTGCCACCTCCCCTCCAGTCTCCACTGCCTCAGCACCTGCCTCCATGGCCCCCTCAGCCACTGTTGCCCCAGCTCCTAACACCACTGCTTCTGAAAGCATCTCTGCACCAGCCTCCACTCTGGAAGCCTCTGTCCCTGTCACTGCTTCAGGTGGTCTTGAGCACCACACCTCAGCCTCTGTTGACCAAATTCCCAGTGCTCCCTCATCCATAGCAatacctgctgctgctaaccTCCCCACCCTGTCCGCTGCTCCTTCTGTTGTGTCTCCCACACCCACCACCATTCTGCCAGATGTGCTCTCTTCTCCTGGAACCAGTGGTTGCTCTATTGTAGGTCAAAGTATAGGAGACACAGTGATTACTGCTCCAAGGTCATGTGCAGTGGACCTGTCTTCAACCTCTTTTCATTCCCCTCCTCCTGCTACTGCTGCAGTGATCTCTTCTGCGGTAAGCCAACATGgcatggagcagcagcagacactcaCTCAGGTGGCCAAACCAGtcccacaacaaccacagtcACAGCCTGCATTACAGCAGCAGGTACCGGCTGTTCAACAGCAATTGCAGGCAATGCAGTTGGAACAACAGGCACAACAGATACAGCAGGcaacaccacagcagcagctgcaatcACAACATCAAGCCTACCAGGAGCagattcagctgcagcaggaacgAGCACTGCAACAGTCTCTCCAGCAGTTACAACATCAGCAGCTAATGCAGAAACAAATACCACTTCAACAACAACTGACTGATGTGCAGGTGCTGCCTCGGCCAGGTCATACAGAGTTGTTACAGCAGTCTGTGCCTCTGCAGCAGTTTCTGCCCCCAATATCCCTACAGCAGACCCAACAACCCCTtcctcagcagcaaacacaacagtATGCCCCTCagttgctgcagcagcctcagttGCAGCAGTTACCACAGCAGGTTATGCCACCTCAAGCTGCTGTAGTGCCCCAACAGCAGGCCCACATtgatcaccagcagcagcaacagttaaACCTACAACAGACAATACACTTACAGCAACAGCAaatggtgcagcagcagctacagcagcagcaacatcagcTGTTTATGGGTGCTGTGGCTTTAAAGTCGGATCAAAGCCAAATGCTGCCCCTGTCAATTAGTCAACAGTTCCTTCAACAACAGCCACAGCTAAATGTTAGCTCTGTTCCGCCACAGCAGGTTGCACAACAAGCCCAAGTCCCTGCTGAGCTGGTGCAACAACATATACAGTCACAGATACAGCTGCAACACATGGAGCAGCAACAAGAGGTGGTTAAAGCCATGGAGACACCccagaaacagcagcattttccGCTGCAGAAGCAGTCCTCTTTACAGATGTCCGAGTCAGAGGTGTCCACAGGAGAGACAAGTGTCACAGAGGACACGTGCAGCTACTCCACCCCTTTTCACCCTACCTCGGACTCCTCTCTCCCGCCTCTCCATCTGGCCACCGCTGATGCCCCTGTACCCGCCCTCTCCCTCACAATGACGCCATCACCTGCTCAGCCCTCCTCTGTGGCCGAGTCAGACAGTGAAGGCCCCCCCAAAATTGAATTTGTAGACAACCGCATAAAGACTTTGGATGAAAAGCTGAGGAACTTGTTGTATCAGGAGTACAGCAGTGGGGCAGCGCCAGCTGGCGGAACTGCCTCTGGTCCTACATCAGCTGCCTCCACATCAGCAGGAGGAGACGAGTCATCTGAGCCACAGTCAATCCATCACTTGTCTTTCCCCCCACCTGCCTCCTCCTCAGATACATCCCCtcactcctcatcctccactacctcctccaccacctcccgttcctcctccacctcccctgaCCCAGAGAGGGATGGAATAGGAGAGGAAACGTCTTCAGAAGTGCCCAACTTTGCAGAGCTGGGTCCGGTGGAGCAACAACCTGGCCCATCTCTCCCCTCCACCTCAGCCTCGTCCACCCCGCCTACCTCTTTCCTGCCTCCCAATCAGGATGACTCTGCCGGGCCCCAGCGGCCACCTGTACCAGGAGAACCAACCATTCTT GCTGTACCCCCACATTCTGACACCAGTACCACTGGAGATGCATCGTGGCCCCCCAATCAACATCCGATCCCCCTCCGGCATGGACAGCAGAAGCACAATGCAGGAGGTGGATATTTTGGCCTAAACCTGACATGTCCTAGTATCAGAAATCCTGTTAGCAAGAAATCCTGGACTCGCAAATTCAAAAACTGGGCGTGCAAACTGCGCCACTCCGCCAGCTTGTTCAAGAAGCCCAGAGTCCAGCAAG ATGGACGGTGCAGCAGTCAGGCACTTGAAGAGAAGGAGGCGCCACCGCTAAATCCACCTCAGTCACGCAAAGGACGATTTCAG GTGACTCCAGTGCCCCAGTCCTCTGTGCCGTCAGGCCATGGTAGCACTCACAGGAAAGTGGGACGCTTCTCTGTAACGCAGACTGAGACTAAGAAAGAGGACAGGCAGACTGACAGCTCCCCGGTGTCTCCTGAtttggagagggagaggaggagatctcGGgcaaaggagggagagaaagaagaaagtaaAAGGACCCCAGCAATGGCTCACCTGCCTCGAGGTCATGGGCATAGCCACTCACCCCTGGGCAGCAGCGATGACGATGATGAGAgtgagctggaggatgaagaccTGAGAAAAGAGCTACACAAGCTCAGAGAGAA ACACATCAAAGAGGTGGTATCCCTTCAGGCCCAGCagaacagagagctgcaggaacTGTACAGACAGCTACGTTCCCTCAAAGACCAAAGGCAGAGCCTGCCTGCCTCCCTGTCCCGAACCCCTCCTCTTCCCACGGCAGCTCCTGTGCTCTCTCCTCGTAGGCCCAGGCCAGCCAAAATCAAGCTCCGGCCCCGGCCTCACTCTCACATGGATAATAATGGAGTTACACACTCTG GGATTCAGCAGTCGAGTAGTTTCTCAGGTGGTGAACAGAGTAGACTGCCTCTTTACTGCAACCCAGAGCACCACACTTCACTACCTGCTAAAAGAGGTACGGCTTCACCTGGATATATCAAGACAACACATAACTGA